In Streptomyces sp. NBC_00878, a single window of DNA contains:
- a CDS encoding response regulator transcription factor, whose amino-acid sequence MNAHRPRGPARPALTRTDGAPLRVLVVDDDPDLAEVLSGALSYEGWEVRTAGDGVSAVAEARELLPDAVVLDVTLPDMDGFAVLRSLHAVRPDVCVLFLTARDAVEDRIAGITAGGDDYVTKPFSLEEVVARLRGLLRRAGMARQTEDGPRLTVGDLIMDEEAREVTRGGELIELSPTEFELLRLLMRNPRRVLSKAQILDRVWSYDFGGQAHVVELYISYLRKKVDAGRPPMIHTVRGAGYVLKPVTR is encoded by the coding sequence ATGAACGCCCACCGCCCCCGCGGCCCCGCCCGCCCCGCGCTGACCCGGACCGACGGCGCCCCGCTCCGGGTCCTCGTCGTCGACGACGACCCCGACCTCGCGGAGGTCCTCTCCGGCGCCCTGAGCTACGAGGGCTGGGAGGTGCGCACGGCGGGCGACGGCGTCTCGGCCGTCGCCGAGGCACGCGAACTGCTGCCCGACGCCGTCGTCCTGGACGTCACGCTCCCGGACATGGACGGCTTCGCCGTGCTGCGCTCGCTGCACGCCGTACGACCCGATGTGTGCGTGCTCTTCCTGACCGCACGGGACGCCGTCGAGGACCGCATCGCCGGCATCACGGCGGGCGGCGACGACTACGTGACGAAACCGTTCAGCCTGGAGGAGGTGGTCGCCCGCCTGCGCGGACTGCTGCGCCGCGCCGGCATGGCCCGGCAGACGGAGGACGGTCCACGGCTGACCGTCGGCGACCTGATCATGGACGAGGAGGCCCGCGAGGTGACCCGCGGCGGCGAACTGATCGAGCTGTCCCCGACGGAGTTCGAACTGCTGCGCCTGCTCATGCGCAACCCGCGGCGCGTCCTCAGCAAGGCGCAGATCCTCGACCGGGTCTGGTCCTACGACTTCGGCGGCCAGGCTCATGTCGTCGAGCTGTACATCTCCTACCTGCGCAAGAAGGTGGACGCGGGCCGCCCGCCCATGATCCACACAGTGCGGGGCGCCGGATACGTGCTCAAGCCGGTGACCCGGTGA
- the dcd gene encoding dCTP deaminase, which produces MLLSDKDIRAEIDAGRVRIDPYDESMVQPSSVDVRLDRYFRVFENHRYPHIDPSIEQADLTRLVEPEGDEPFILHPGEFVLASTYEVITLPDDLASRLEGKSSLGRLGLVTHSTAGFIDPGFSGHVTLELSNLATLPIKLWPGMKIGQLCMFQLSSAAEFPYGSDRYGSRYQGQRGPTASRSFLNFHRTQV; this is translated from the coding sequence GTGCTTCTCTCTGACAAGGACATCCGGGCCGAGATCGACGCCGGGCGCGTACGGATCGATCCCTACGACGAATCCATGGTGCAGCCGTCGAGCGTCGACGTGCGGCTCGACCGCTACTTCCGGGTGTTCGAGAATCACCGTTATCCCCACATCGATCCGTCCATCGAGCAGGCGGATCTCACGCGGCTCGTCGAGCCCGAGGGGGACGAGCCGTTCATCCTCCACCCCGGGGAGTTCGTCCTCGCGTCGACGTACGAGGTCATCACGCTTCCCGATGATCTGGCGTCGCGGCTCGAAGGCAAGAGTTCCCTCGGGCGGCTCGGGCTCGTCACCCACTCCACCGCCGGGTTCATCGACCCCGGATTCTCCGGCCACGTGACCCTTGAGCTGTCCAATCTCGCGACCCTCCCCATCAAGCTCTGGCCGGGTATGAAGATCGGGCAGCTGTGCATGTTCCAGCTCAGCTCGGCGGCCGAGTTCCCGTACGGCAGCGACCGGTACGGGTCCCGTTACCAGGGCCAGCGCGGGCCGACCGCCTCGCGGTCCTTCCTCAACTTCCATCGGACCCAGGTGTGA
- a CDS encoding cell wall metabolism sensor histidine kinase WalK, with the protein MPRPHTLRARLTAGLVVLLAVSCAAVGVAAVVELNGFLTGRLDQQLREAGVRFPASLEHGGTLPSDLPQSRKDSTGGDPIGDEDADGDTRRQAVGTFGARLVGDTVTNAAVVPSGSATGGTVTVSLGARDRRELAGLPADGEGHTTELSSLGDYRMMASEGRDDDVLITGLPMESVEATVHRLELVAAIVFGAALAVAGVAGALWVRWSLRPLSSVAATATRVSELPLSSGEVALPPRAPESDPRSEVGRVAGAFNAMLGHVEDALTKRHASEERLRSFAADASHELRTPVASIRGHAELALLHPEPVPQKVVRALERIEAEAARMGEVVDDLLLLARLDAGRPLERRPVDLTRLVLDAVTDAQAAGPGHRWTLELPEEPVTVPGDAHRLHQVLANLLANARLHTPVGSTVTVSLQTDAGTAALQVHDDGPGVAEDIRPKVFERFTHGDRRRTEGAGTGTGLGLSIVAAVAEAHGGSVALESRPGATTFTVRLPTGEE; encoded by the coding sequence GTGCCGCGCCCGCACACGCTGCGGGCGCGGCTCACCGCCGGGCTCGTCGTGCTGCTCGCGGTCAGCTGCGCGGCCGTCGGGGTGGCCGCGGTGGTGGAGCTGAACGGCTTTCTCACCGGCCGTCTCGACCAGCAGTTGCGCGAGGCGGGGGTGCGCTTCCCGGCGAGCCTGGAGCACGGCGGGACGCTGCCGTCCGACCTCCCCCAGTCTCGAAAGGACTCGACCGGGGGGGACCCCATCGGAGACGAGGACGCCGACGGTGACACCCGCCGCCAGGCAGTCGGAACCTTCGGCGCCCGGCTGGTCGGCGACACGGTCACCAACGCCGCGGTGGTGCCGTCCGGCAGCGCTACGGGCGGCACCGTGACCGTATCGCTCGGCGCGCGGGACAGAAGAGAGCTCGCCGGACTGCCGGCCGACGGCGAGGGACACACGACCGAACTCTCGTCGCTGGGCGACTACCGCATGATGGCCAGCGAGGGCCGGGACGACGACGTCCTCATCACCGGGCTGCCCATGGAGTCCGTGGAGGCCACCGTCCACCGGCTGGAGCTGGTCGCCGCCATCGTCTTCGGCGCGGCGCTCGCCGTCGCCGGCGTAGCGGGGGCGCTGTGGGTGCGCTGGTCGCTGCGCCCGCTCAGCAGCGTGGCCGCGACCGCCACCCGGGTCAGTGAACTACCGCTCTCCAGCGGCGAGGTGGCACTTCCGCCCCGCGCGCCCGAGAGCGACCCGCGCAGCGAGGTGGGACGCGTCGCCGGCGCCTTCAACGCGATGCTCGGCCACGTCGAGGACGCGCTGACCAAACGGCACGCGAGCGAGGAACGGCTGCGCAGTTTCGCCGCCGACGCCAGCCACGAACTGCGTACGCCCGTGGCGTCGATCCGCGGCCACGCGGAACTGGCGCTGCTGCACCCGGAGCCGGTGCCGCAGAAGGTCGTACGGGCTCTGGAGCGCATCGAGGCCGAGGCCGCCCGGATGGGGGAGGTGGTCGACGACCTGCTGCTCCTCGCCCGCCTCGACGCGGGCCGCCCGTTGGAACGCCGTCCCGTGGACCTGACCCGCCTCGTCCTGGACGCCGTGACGGACGCGCAGGCCGCGGGCCCCGGACACCGCTGGACGCTGGAGCTGCCCGAGGAACCCGTGACGGTGCCGGGCGACGCCCACCGGCTGCACCAGGTACTGGCCAACCTGCTCGCCAACGCCCGCCTGCACACACCCGTCGGGAGCACGGTGACCGTCTCCCTGCAGACCGACGCCGGCACGGCGGCACTGCAGGTCCACGACGACGGACCGGGCGTAGCCGAGGACATCCGGCCCAAGGTCTTCGAACGCTTCACCCACGGGGACCGCCGCCGCACCGAGGGCGCGGGCACCGGCACCGGCCTCGGCCTGTCCATCGTGGCGGCGGTGGCGGAGGCCCACGGCGGAAGCGTCGCACTCGAAAGCCGCCCCGGAGCGACCACGTTCACGGTCCGGCTCCCCACCGGCGAAGAGTGA
- a CDS encoding phosphoribosyltransferase — protein MGDQRENLTYERFGVAVRELAQTIADDGYEPDIVLSIARGGVFVAGGLAYALDCKNIHLVNVEFYTGVGTTLDMPVMLAPVPNAIDFSDKKVLITDDVADTGKTLKLVYDFCVDAVAEVRSAVIYEKSQSLVKCEYVWKRTDQWINFPWSVEPPVVKRAGQVLDA, from the coding sequence ATAGGCGACCAGCGCGAGAACCTCACCTACGAGCGCTTCGGCGTCGCCGTTCGCGAGCTCGCCCAGACCATCGCCGACGACGGGTACGAGCCCGACATCGTGCTCAGCATCGCCCGCGGGGGCGTCTTCGTCGCCGGCGGGCTCGCCTACGCCCTCGACTGCAAGAACATCCACCTTGTGAACGTCGAGTTCTATACGGGGGTGGGGACCACGTTGGACATGCCGGTCATGCTCGCCCCCGTGCCCAACGCCATCGACTTCTCCGACAAGAAGGTGCTGATCACGGACGACGTCGCCGACACCGGCAAGACGTTGAAGCTCGTGTACGACTTCTGCGTCGACGCCGTCGCGGAGGTGCGGTCCGCCGTCATCTACGAGAAGTCGCAGTCGCTCGTGAAGTGCGAGTACGTGTGGAAGCGCACGGATCAGTGGATCAACTTTCCGTGGAGTGTGGAGCCGCCTGTGGTGAAGAGGGCCGGGCAGGTTCTCGACGCCTGA